The genome window atgtaatttccAAATCAATTACTCCAAGATAATCAGCGAGAACTCTATGTGGCTTTTAGTTGATAGTGCAGCAACATTAGCATTTTAGTTTAGGTCAGAAGTGAGTTTTTGAAACAAGTCTCTTGATTGTTCCTACTTACTGTGCTTTGGTTCACATAACAGAGCGATCACAAACTGGACCCTTTTGGATGAAAACTTAGACAGGAAGATGTGCTCCAAGCAGTGACATTCAGCCCAGACACCAGGCTAGAGCTATTCTGGGCAATACCTCTGAAACACATGCATCATGGGTGACAAGTTCTCAGCAGCAACTTCCTCACTCCACAAATGAGCCCCTTATGGGCCACGCTAACTGACATGGGTACAGAGAGTCAGTCAGTTCCGCCCAGCCATGGCCTGCTGTCCAAAAACAGCGCAGCAGCCTAGACCACAGCAGGACTGACGAACCAAGACAATACCTGAGTCTCTGCTGGCTCTGAGGAGAGTTCTTGGCCCTGCCCTCAGGCAGGGCTTTGAGGGGCACACAAGCTGTAACATTCCTGCACAATGCCAAGTGTTTGCTCAGTCCCTGAGCAAGCTGGGGGCTCAGGTACATTTCACAGGAGGACCATGGATGTTGTTACATCAACcatccttccccacctccccccagttttgtgggtttgtttttgtttgtttgtttgtttttaaatactgcatacATATACACTCTACCACTCTTGCAGTTGTCCTAGTTAGGAAGCCCACATCTTGTTCCCTCTTTGGATGCTTGGAGAGGAGAATAAAAGTTATATCCAGTAATGGCACCAATTCAGTTACTCACTGTCTTTATCGCTGAAATGCTCGATCCTTACTAAAAGTAGCTTCTCTCTGAGCATCATAGTCCAaatctgcttgcttttcctgctgcttttttgcctgcttttcaGCCTGATGAAGAAACAGGGTGTTAGTTGATATTTAGGTGATGCTTGGCAAATATcaccccccccctcctctcccatgcCATACCCCCACAAAAAGGGTACATTGTATAGCTGAGTGAACATCAgcatcagctgctgctctttggtAACCTGCCCAGAAGATACAAGAGAGCAGTAGTGGCATGGTTGAAAAAATGGCATAGTGACACAGGACAGGATATGATCTGTCATTGTTGATCTCTTTCTTATTACCAGCCCTCCCAGGTAATCCTCCCCAACCAGCGTGGGCCAAGTCAGCCTGGAAGAGGCTTCTGTTCCACTGCTCTGAGATGAGGCTGGTCCCCAACATCAGCACCTGTGGTGCACAcaggtgaaaaacaaaatgcacacaTCACACCCACAgcaagctgcttctttctctcccacccAGGAGATCTAGTACTGTGGGTTTAGATGCATGCTTCTTTCTGAATTCTTTCTATTTACCATTTGCTGGATCTGAATTTTCTGTACCTCCATGTTTGCATCACGTTGTCTTTGTTTCTtggctttttccatttccaagtaGATACAATCTGCTGTCATCCACTGATTATAATCCTCCTcatgctctgctttttcttcgctctccttttccactttcctcttcatctgtattttacaaaatacacaaaaatgttAACCAAGGAGATAGCCTGCTAAGCTGGAAGTCCTGtctttcagcagaagcagcccTGTATCAGCGCTCTGATAAGCACGGTCATTGTGGCTGGCCAATGTCCAAGCCCAGGGTTttcagcagccctggcaggtGTGCACCCAATACAGAagtgggaaagggagagaagaccCCAGGAAAGATGTCAGCAGACCTGATGAAGCATGTTGATGCATGGCACCAGAGCTTCTAGCTGTGACCTGGGCCAGGCTCCTTGGTTGGAGTAAGCAGTGCAGAGCCTGAAAAATGTTTGCCCAAATTACCAACAATTATAGAGCCTCCCAACTCTAATTTTTTGAGAGAGGATCATCACATGTACTGCTTGCACCTTTGTTAAGGAGTTAGTTCTGAAACTATAGATGGTAAATATGAGAGGCAGCTGCTAAGTGAGAACTTGCATGTGTATCTCACGCAAGATAACTGTGCTAGAATCTATGGTGTTTCTAAAAGGTATTCAGAAGTAtatgacagaaaaaggaataagaaCAGGCTAGGTTTCTTACCACAGTGGCTCTGTGTTCAGCAATAAATTCAAtggcagccttttttttttttcttctttctctgttttttatttggtattCATCTTCTATCTCTGCAGCTCCTCTAGCAAGATCATCTTCAATCTTACATGCCTCACTCATCTGTGCAGTTAGTTGTTCAAAAGCTTTGTCCTTATGCTCCTGCATTAGCCTGCAGGAGAACATGAGCTACCATAACATACCAGGATATCTGCTCAGGTTACCTGAGGTGCTGCTCCTAACAAAGCCAGCAATTCCACTTCCACCCCCAACAGCACCAATTACTACTGAAACTGGTAGGCATTTCTTCTGGACTTTCTActtctttttcaggttttaattacagaaaaattgcTTGCATCACAAAGTTCTGATTTTGCTGATATAAAAATTCAGAGTAACATTTGTCACAAAATTAAATAGCAAGTTTGAGTCTTAATGCTGAAAACTGTAGCCCTAGACCCACCTATTAGTCTCTGCATCTTTTTCTCTTGTCAGATCAGCcatcatttcttttcctttaatataaGCGTTAATCTGATCATCATCTTcgtcttctttttatttctcttcagctttAATTGTTTTTTGTTCAGCTACATACTCCtgtttaaatggaaaagtagttttatttttatgtagaaTGAGATTTTGGAaacatgaactgaaaaaaaaaaaatctagcaaagACTTCAGGCCTAGCTTATAATAAGAGTTCTTTGGTTGTATCAGTGGAGAAGCTATAGAAGATAGAAACCCAGAGATGGAAGAGAATTCTCATGACCTACTTACCACAAACTACCACAAAAGTAAAATTAGTATGTGGTTGCAGCCCCAAGCACAGTATCTTTAAGTTATATTCTTTCCTCTACTTCCCCCCTGGCTCCAACTGTACTGCTCCCATGCTGTGTATCATTCACACAGCACAGACTCTGAAAGGCTCAAACAGTAAGAGTCTGCAGAACCATAAAAATGTAAGGCACAAGGCATTTTGTAATCACGCAGAAATGGCAGTTATGAGTACAGCTTTTATTGCATATACGAGGTTGGGGGCAAACGGGGTAAAATTTGTATCACTGAGGTGAGGAGGAgtatgggaggggaaaaagcaagtAGGGTTTCAGTGGGAATTCTCTCTTCTTACTCTCTCACATGCCAATGAATTATCACAGTACCTCCACTTCAGtctccctgctcaagcaggcaTGGGGAGGGAAACAGTAGGTGTGGTAAGTAGGTCTTGACTAATTTTCTAAACATCTCcaattttaaagggaaagacAAGTTAAAAAGATATTGTCATGTTCAGACTCAGGCTATTCCCTCTTCCCAACAAAGGAAAATGGGCTTAAAAGAGAGCAGGTACATGGAACCGAAATTCAGTTCTCAAGTCAAGGACAATCTCCTTGCTGTCTATAGCAGACTTTTTCCATCGTAGACCAGTCAAAGCTCAGCTGCCACATGACAACTTCCAAGAGGCCTTTCtcaaaagcacagaggaaagacATGCCCTGCAACTGGCAAGGTAGGCTTAGGATCCAATGCTACTGAAGCTGTCAGCAAATCTCCTGTTGCCAGTAGGCCCATTTATTTGTGGGCCTAATGCAACAGTTTCACTCCAGGCAGCCAAggtgaaacaaacattttgaactctttgctttcttgttACTTACATGATGCAGCCTCTGGTGTTCAACTTTTTACtcctgttcctttccttttcctctctgaattTCCAATTGGTACAACTGGTTCAATCTCTGTATTTGTTCTCCTTCTCTTTTGTCTTCTAGCTTGGCCAGATCTGCCTGATGCTTGCGCTCCTTTATTCTGAATCAAGAAAAGCAGTTGAATAAATGAGCTAGGGACTGCATTAAGTAATGAATGGATATGGATTCTGCACATCTACAGGTACTTTAACAGTAAAAAACCTGATACTTTGAAGTGAAAGTAGAATGTCAGAGATCAAAAATAGAATAATGGTTTTTAAAAGGTAGCTGCAAATCCTTTGGCCAAAGCCCAGTCCTAGTGCAAGGGTGCTGGCTAAGCCTATACTAGCAAAAGCAAACATGACCAGCATATGGACTTGAATATTAAATTGAATTTGATTAGCCTGTTTAACTGTTAGCCCACTCCCTGTACAAGCTGGGCCTTTGCCGGCTAGCTGTCTTCCAAGCAGTGCCACAGCACTGTGCAAGACATGGCCATGGTCGTCAGCCTGTGCTAGCTGGATGCGTGAAGGGCTCTGGGCTGGGGGAAGCGGCAATAATAAAGAGTTTTGCCTTAGGGAGACAAGCCACTTGTTCTTAGTGCCAGAATATAGACCGTCTTGTTTAATTTATTAGGATAGATATAGCCACTGGCAACAAGAGACGTTTCCGAAGCGGGAGAACAGAGTCACGGAGGAAACGGAGGGTGAGGAGAGGTGACCGGTTTTCAGCCTGACCACAGGGCGGGGAGGATCAGAACCAATGGTTTAAAAGAAGCGAGTCATGCAGCCCCAGGCATGGCACCCCAGCGGGCGCGCTGCTCCCGCCGCGGGAGGCCCGCCCAGGCCAGGGCGGAGACCCGCTCCGCCAGAGCGGGGTCGCCTCAGCTGGGTTAGCCCCAGATAACCCCCTTCTCTCTGCGTGCCCGGCGCGCCACCCCACCGCGGTGCAGGCGGGTCCTGACAGCGCGGAGCTGGCCACGGGAAGATTTTTAACCCAAACCCCActcccctcccaactcctgaaggccccgccgccgccgggcggccCCCGCCGGACTCACTGCGCCACCTGCTCCTGGGCCACGGCCCGGCGGTCCAAGTAACGGCCGcgctccagctctgccacccgGCGGGCGGCGTCCGGTCCATCGTCGGCCTTGCTCCGCCGCGGGCTAGCCCAGCGCCCGCTTCTCCGGGAAGCGGCAAAGTCTGCCGAGAGAAACAGACGGATCCTTACCGACGGTGACAGCCCCGCTGTCCTGGGAAGTCGGGGCTCTTTCTTCGGCTCCCAGAGAGGTAACAAAGGCGGCCGCCGCGAGCAGCGCCTGCGGGAGCGCCCCGGCCCCGAGCCGCCCCGCCCGCTACCGGCCCTGACGGGGAGACTGGCGTTACCTGGTGCCGCTAAGGACAAGGGAGGCGTGGCGGACAGCGTGCCGCGGCCGCTATAGCAGTACGGTACGGCACGGCACAGCGCTGCGCCCCGCCCCAGGGAGCTGCCGGCGGGCACCGCGCGCTCTTTCAGGCGGGGAGGCCCGGCCCGGAGGCTGAGGCGGCCCTTTCCCTTCTCCGGCCCTGTCCGAGTCGGGCGGCAGAGCAGGCTCGAGCAGCGGCGGTCACCGCGgaggccccggcccggccgcacGCGTGCGGGAGCCGCCCTTCTCCGCAGCTGGTTCGTCAGATACCCGTTTCCCTGTAGCGAGCCTGTACCCGGTAAGAGGCTGTAACGCCCCCCTCTGCCTTTCCGGTCTTCCCGCTCCGACCTGGCGGCTTTTCTTCCCGCTGGTTTGCCTCCTCTCTGCGCGCGGCCGGTGGTGTGGCGTTTTGGCTCGGCCTGGCTCTGGGCTGCCGCGTCTCACACGTAACCTGCATCCCGCTAGGCCTGCCTGTAGCGGGGGTTGTTGGAAACTCGCCTTATCCATTACCAGACCTCAAAAGGTGGCCCCTGGGCGCTGTTTTCCCAGAGGAAGGCCCTTGGCGGTCCTGGGAGCTGGATGAGGGAGGAGGTCggtcctccctctccttccaaATGTTCCTCCCTTACCCTGCCGGGAAGAGACTCCTTGAGGAGGTGACTGCTGCACTCATGAAGCAGTCTTACATCCATCTGTTTTACACTGTAGGGGAGGTAAAACCGGATGTGCTTGGCCCTCAGCTTGCAGGAGGGACCTTGCCTCCAGCATAGCCTCCCATCTTGCTCAAAGTCCTCTGCATTCTTCAAAGCCTGTTGCTATTGGAAGTCAGGCTTAGAAACTTGATGGCACACAAAAGACCCATTTTCCAAACTAAAATATTGTCAAGCATCCTTTGTATAAAActctcctaattttttttttttagaacttgCGTCATTTTCTAGTTTGGCCAACAGAGACTGGCAGCTGGGGGGCTGGAACAGAAGGTTGTGTGCAACAAAGCAAAGCTTCAAGTTTCTTGGgactttgttttcagtggaCCCCAGAATAGGGGGATAATCTGTTTAGAGCCCAGGATACTTGTGGAGGAAGTCATTATAGGAAACCCTAACTCTGTCCAAGGCAGGAACGTGATGGTaaaatttcagcaaagaaattaagCTTAAGGAGTGAGATGTGTGTGTGACTTCGGTGTTGGAGAGTAAGTCAGCTGAGGAATCTGAGAAACAATTTCAGATCCGGATCTATTTACCACAGATTGAATCATTGTTAGTCTTTTTGAAAGAACAGTCCAACCATGTTGTTCTTGTTGCCGCACTGTTTTTGTAGTGGCTATTTACAGCTGTATTGGGACCTATTTGCCTCCTAGGTGACCTTTTAAGAGCTGTGATCAGatcacatttgtatttttgtaattataACTAAGTGATAGTGTGTTTTACAGAGGTAGTTGCAAAATGCTATAAAAGCTGCAGTACTGTAACTGTTCTTTCACATGTATTAggttggtttttctttccctgcagatTCTGtacaggtgg of Ciconia boyciana chromosome 10, ASM3463844v1, whole genome shotgun sequence contains these proteins:
- the LOC140657807 gene encoding cilia- and flagella- associated protein 210-like isoform X2, producing MMADLTREKDAETNRLMQEHKDKAFEQLTAQMSEACKIEDDLARGAAEIEDEYQIKNRERRKKKKAAIEFIAEHRATVMKRKVEKESEEKAEHEEDYNQWMTADCIYLEMEKAKKQRQRDANMEAEKQAKKQQEKQADLDYDAQREATFSKDRAFQR
- the LOC140657807 gene encoding cilia- and flagella- associated protein 210-like isoform X1; the encoded protein is MMADLTREKDAETNRLMQEHKDKAFEQLTAQMSEACKIEDDLARGAAEIEDEYQIKNRERRKKKKAAIEFIAEHRATVMKRKVEKESEEKAEHEEDYNQWMTADCIYLEMEKAKKQRQRDANMEVQKIQIQQMAEKQAKKQQEKQADLDYDAQREATFSKDRAFQR